One genomic window of Haloarchaeobius salinus includes the following:
- a CDS encoding right-handed parallel beta-helix repeat-containing protein, which translates to MTLEGNGYVVGGSGGEDSAGIRVEDVADVTIRNVVVTGWGDGISLRRATDTVVENVEARGNGDGIRVGSRSRGSTVRDATAVENQRDGVYVVDANGVLVTGVETRTNGRHGINVGEFSSGTTVRDSVAAGNDGDGVHLLESSSLAVEGTTMRDNGGDGLWILEVGSHTHSDNVVQGNGGHGVFVRDSTDVTLAASEIRENGGDGVRLRSNFGPDDVAGHVLRSSTVADNEGAGLRSLASDGAVVRGNDFDDNGIGVVLERAAGATVRNNRIGENFDHGVRLVETEEVVVADNRLPGNRNDGISLANATDSRLAGNQVSESEDDGVDISGGNGNRVLEGEYVDNGGDGVYVRDGASGTVVREISSRTNGDDGIHVRDSPETTLDGGFACGNAGDQVIVENSPGTDPSGVETREDC; encoded by the coding sequence GTGACGCTCGAGGGGAACGGCTACGTCGTCGGTGGCTCGGGCGGTGAGGACTCCGCAGGTATCCGTGTCGAGGACGTCGCGGACGTGACGATCAGGAACGTCGTCGTGACGGGCTGGGGTGACGGCATCTCGCTCCGGCGGGCGACCGACACGGTCGTCGAGAACGTCGAGGCGCGGGGGAACGGAGATGGAATCCGGGTCGGGTCGCGCTCACGGGGCTCGACCGTCCGGGACGCGACCGCCGTGGAGAACCAGCGCGACGGCGTCTACGTCGTCGACGCGAACGGCGTCCTCGTGACGGGGGTCGAGACGCGGACCAACGGCCGTCACGGCATCAACGTCGGCGAGTTCAGCTCGGGGACGACGGTGCGGGACTCGGTGGCGGCGGGCAACGACGGCGACGGGGTCCACCTGCTCGAATCCAGTTCGCTGGCCGTCGAGGGGACGACGATGCGCGACAACGGCGGCGACGGGCTCTGGATACTGGAGGTGGGGTCCCACACCCACAGCGACAACGTCGTCCAGGGGAACGGTGGCCACGGCGTGTTCGTGCGCGATTCGACCGACGTGACCCTCGCGGCGAGCGAGATCCGTGAGAACGGCGGCGACGGCGTCCGGCTCCGGTCGAACTTCGGTCCCGACGACGTGGCGGGCCACGTCCTCCGGAGCAGCACCGTCGCCGACAACGAGGGCGCGGGCCTCCGCTCGCTCGCGTCCGACGGGGCTGTCGTCCGGGGGAACGACTTCGACGACAACGGCATCGGCGTCGTCCTCGAGCGGGCGGCCGGCGCGACCGTCCGGAACAACCGCATCGGCGAGAACTTCGACCACGGCGTGCGTCTCGTCGAGACCGAGGAGGTCGTCGTCGCCGACAACCGGCTGCCGGGCAACCGGAACGACGGCATCTCGCTGGCGAACGCCACGGACAGTCGGCTCGCCGGGAACCAGGTCTCGGAAAGCGAGGACGACGGCGTCGACATCTCCGGCGGTAACGGGAACCGCGTGCTCGAAGGCGAGTACGTCGACAACGGCGGCGACGGGGTGTACGTCCGCGACGGCGCGTCGGGAACGGTCGTGCGCGAGATCTCGTCCCGTACCAACGGCGACGACGGCATCCACGTGCGCGACAGCCCGGAGACGACGCTCGACGGCGGGTTCGCCTGCGGCAACGCCGGCGACCAGGTCATCGTCGAGAACTCCCCCGGAACCGACCCGAGCGGCGTCGAGACGCGAGAGGACTGCTGA
- a CDS encoding MSCRAMM family adhesin SdrC, producing MGTRRGHRCRRGTGAGPGEPQRDRRTDGHGPDLHIDTDPDDHRNYRADAGEHTRTDPDQHSNSNSDHDPNQHANSNSDHDPNQHSNSNSDDDPDQHSNSNSDQHANSDPDSNSDHDPNQHANSNSDQHSNSNSDHDPNQHANSNSDHDPNQHSNSNSDDDPDQHSNSNSDQHANSDPDEYPHPNTDSDLNADEYSHSNHDTNANTDQHANDDRRPELARGYRLVYDARLGRDVRARDRPSRADCQSVHRDNGVRRDARGERLRRRWLGR from the coding sequence GTGGGCACCCGGCGAGGACACCGGTGCCGCCGAGGGACCGGAGCCGGACCCGGCGAGCCCCAACGTGACCGACGGACCGACGGACACGGACCGGACCTCCACATCGACACCGACCCGGACGACCACCGGAACTACCGAGCCGACGCAGGTGAACACACCCGCACCGACCCCGACCAGCACTCCAACAGCAACTCCGACCACGACCCAAACCAGCACGCCAACAGCAACTCCGACCACGACCCAAACCAGCACTCCAACAGCAACTCCGACGACGACCCCGACCAGCACTCCAACAGCAACTCCGACCAGCACGCCAACAGCGACCCCGACAGCAACTCCGACCACGACCCAAACCAGCACGCCAACAGCAACTCCGACCAGCACTCCAACAGCAACTCCGACCACGACCCAAACCAGCACGCCAACAGCAACTCCGACCACGACCCAAACCAGCACTCCAACAGCAACTCCGACGACGACCCCGACCAGCACTCCAACAGCAACTCCGACCAGCACGCCAACAGCGACCCCGACGAGTACCCCCACCCCAACACCGACTCCGACCTCAACGCCGACGAGTACTCCCACTCCAACCACGACACCAACGCCAACACCGACCAGCACGCCAACGATGACCGACGACCCGAACTCGCCCGAGGGTATCGACTCGTGTACGACGCTCGACTCGGCAGGGACGTACGAGCTCGCGACCGACCTTCGCGAGCAGACTGCCAGTCCGTGCATCGAGATAACGGCGTCCGACGTGACGCTCGAGGGGAACGGCTACGTCGTCGGTGGCTCGGGCGGTGA
- a CDS encoding RtcB family protein, protein MTIELDGAHTTARVMVEDESLVEANCLEQIQTLVDHPAFTEPVRVMPDTHWGAGAPIGFTMPLGERVVPNIVGVDVGCGMAATNLGGEFPLDGPERERRVREAVPMGRSVHDYDDAVHLVDEFPFERANDVFERFDAAYRQRFGEPVDPLGFEFDGYDEAYFKQLCDRVLGRKRQGMGYVIRGAGTLGGGNHFVEFARARESGDYWLVVHSGSRYLGLSVAEYWQERASDLRDADHMRDQIDEGDRQYLQFDPDAVTPAELFAWVTGGMGESHIDADAVRADFDGKAIEHTFDRLNAMDPTDTDRNEELDWLEGREAHGYLVDMLFAQQYARWNRELMSDAICAALGVDPVDRFQSIHNYIDFRDLTIRKGATPARDGQRLVVPFNMADGSVIARGKGNEAWHRTAPHGAGRVMGRREAHETLSVDEFADAMDGVYSESVEEAVIDEAPMAYKPAEAISDALEPTAEVVERLDVVHNLKAKE, encoded by the coding sequence GTGACGATAGAACTGGACGGCGCGCACACCACCGCCCGCGTCATGGTCGAGGACGAGTCGCTCGTCGAGGCGAACTGTCTGGAGCAGATCCAGACGCTGGTGGACCACCCGGCGTTCACCGAGCCGGTCCGTGTCATGCCCGACACGCACTGGGGCGCGGGCGCGCCCATCGGCTTCACCATGCCGCTCGGCGAGCGCGTCGTCCCGAACATCGTCGGCGTCGACGTGGGCTGCGGGATGGCCGCGACGAACCTCGGGGGCGAGTTCCCGCTCGACGGCCCCGAGCGCGAGCGCCGCGTCCGCGAGGCCGTCCCGATGGGCCGGTCGGTCCACGACTACGACGACGCCGTCCACCTCGTCGACGAGTTCCCGTTCGAGCGCGCGAACGACGTGTTCGAGCGGTTCGACGCGGCCTACCGCCAGCGGTTCGGCGAGCCCGTCGACCCCCTCGGGTTCGAGTTCGACGGCTACGACGAGGCGTACTTCAAGCAGTTGTGCGACCGCGTCCTCGGTCGAAAGCGACAGGGGATGGGCTACGTCATCCGCGGCGCTGGCACCCTCGGCGGCGGGAACCACTTCGTCGAGTTCGCCCGCGCTCGCGAGTCGGGGGACTACTGGCTGGTCGTCCACTCCGGCTCGCGCTACCTCGGCCTCTCCGTCGCCGAGTACTGGCAGGAGCGTGCCTCCGACCTGCGGGACGCCGACCACATGCGCGACCAGATCGACGAGGGCGACCGGCAGTACCTGCAGTTCGACCCCGACGCGGTCACCCCGGCCGAGCTGTTCGCCTGGGTCACCGGCGGGATGGGCGAGTCCCACATCGACGCCGACGCGGTCCGCGCGGACTTCGATGGCAAGGCGATAGAGCACACGTTCGACCGGCTGAACGCGATGGACCCCACCGACACCGACCGGAACGAGGAGCTCGACTGGCTCGAGGGTCGCGAGGCCCACGGCTACCTCGTCGACATGCTGTTCGCCCAGCAGTACGCCCGCTGGAACCGCGAGCTGATGAGCGACGCCATCTGTGCCGCCCTCGGCGTCGACCCCGTCGACCGGTTCCAGTCCATCCACAACTACATCGACTTCCGCGACCTCACCATCCGGAAGGGCGCGACCCCCGCCCGCGACGGCCAGCGCCTCGTCGTCCCGTTCAACATGGCCGACGGCTCGGTCATCGCCCGCGGGAAGGGCAACGAGGCGTGGCACCGGACCGCCCCCCACGGCGCTGGCAGAGTGATGGGCCGCCGCGAGGCCCACGAGACGCTCTCGGTCGACGAGTTCGCCGACGCGATGGACGGCGTCTACTCCGAGTCCGTCGAGGAGGCAGTCATCGACGAGGCCCCGATGGCGTACAAGCCCGCCGAGGCGATCTCGGATGCGTTGGAACCCACTGCAGAGGTGGTCGAACGACTCGACGTCGTCCACAATCTGAAGGCGAAGGAGTGA
- the gatB gene encoding Asp-tRNA(Asn)/Glu-tRNA(Gln) amidotransferase subunit GatB: MSTQAAQEGDLAAVIGLEVHVQLETETKIFCGCATEPTAEPNTNVCPVCLGLPGALPVLNEGAVEAAVKVGKAIDADIPEETRFHRKNYYYPDLPKNFQITQYDEPICRDGELEVSVEGERRTVRIRRAHLEEDPGSLQHVGGGIDSATHTRVNYNRAGTPLMEIVTEPDFRRPAEARAFLAKLEEVLEYLGVFDSQRDGSLRVDANLSIIPDEEIDTEGGHISEGTLEDANRTEVKNISSHKGAETALAYEETRQKNLIRRGKAVAQETRHFNETHGSTVSMRSKEAEKDYRYFEEADLPPLQVSDWKERIPIPELPDARRQRFQTEYGLDDESASKLTSTKQVADFYENVAESFDPDLAATWVADNLLGELNYRDMAITELEGRLDEFTRLVELVAADEITTKNAEEVVLRRMLDEGEHPDDIVEAEGLGKTGEDEVAQAVTEAIAENPEAVADYENGDDGAINFLVGQVMGKTGGSADPGTVNGLLREELDG, from the coding sequence ATGAGTACGCAGGCTGCCCAGGAGGGCGACCTCGCGGCGGTCATCGGACTGGAGGTCCACGTCCAACTGGAGACGGAGACGAAGATCTTCTGTGGCTGCGCGACGGAGCCGACGGCGGAACCGAACACGAACGTCTGCCCGGTCTGTCTCGGGCTGCCCGGGGCGCTCCCGGTGCTGAACGAGGGGGCCGTCGAGGCCGCGGTGAAGGTCGGCAAGGCCATCGACGCCGACATCCCGGAGGAGACCCGGTTCCACCGGAAGAACTACTACTACCCCGACCTCCCGAAGAACTTCCAGATAACGCAGTACGACGAGCCCATCTGTCGGGACGGCGAGCTCGAGGTCTCGGTGGAGGGCGAGCGCCGCACGGTCCGCATCCGTCGGGCACATCTGGAGGAGGACCCGGGGAGCCTGCAGCACGTCGGCGGTGGCATCGACTCGGCGACGCACACGCGGGTGAACTACAACCGCGCCGGCACGCCGCTGATGGAGATCGTCACGGAACCGGACTTCCGACGACCCGCCGAGGCCAGAGCCTTCCTCGCGAAGCTGGAGGAGGTGCTCGAGTACCTGGGCGTGTTCGACAGCCAGCGCGACGGCAGCCTGCGCGTGGACGCCAACCTCTCCATCATTCCGGATGAGGAGATCGACACCGAGGGCGGCCACATCTCCGAGGGGACCCTCGAAGATGCGAACCGCACCGAGGTCAAGAACATCTCCAGCCACAAGGGCGCGGAGACCGCCCTCGCCTACGAGGAGACGCGACAGAAGAACCTCATCCGGCGCGGGAAGGCCGTCGCACAGGAGACGCGCCACTTCAACGAGACCCACGGCTCCACCGTCTCGATGCGCTCGAAGGAGGCCGAGAAGGACTACCGGTACTTCGAGGAGGCCGACCTCCCGCCGCTGCAGGTGTCCGACTGGAAGGAGCGCATCCCCATCCCCGAACTCCCGGACGCGCGTCGCCAGCGGTTCCAGACGGAGTACGGTCTCGACGACGAGTCCGCCTCGAAGCTCACCAGCACGAAGCAGGTCGCGGACTTCTACGAGAACGTCGCCGAGTCGTTCGACCCGGACCTCGCGGCGACGTGGGTCGCGGACAACCTGCTCGGCGAGCTGAACTACCGCGACATGGCAATCACGGAGCTCGAGGGCCGCCTCGACGAGTTCACCCGCCTCGTCGAGCTCGTCGCCGCGGACGAGATCACGACGAAGAACGCCGAAGAGGTCGTCCTCCGGCGGATGCTCGACGAGGGCGAGCACCCCGACGACATCGTCGAGGCGGAGGGTCTGGGCAAGACCGGCGAGGACGAGGTCGCACAGGCCGTCACCGAGGCCATCGCGGAGAACCCCGAGGCCGTCGCTGACTACGAGAACGGCGACGACGGGGCCATCAACTTCCTCGTCGGCCAGGTGATGGGCAAGACCGGCGGGAGCGCCGACCCCGGGACGGTGAACGGCCTGCTGCGCGAGGAGCTGGACGGCTGA
- a CDS encoding 1,4-dihydroxy-2-naphthoate polyprenyltransferase — protein sequence MTETADVSKTRAWVMAARPQTLPAAASPVLVGTAVAYYGGVFEPVAALFAFIGAALIQVGTNFANDYYDAVQGADTENREGFTRVTAGGLIEPAAVKRAMVLTFALAIVSGAYLVYVAGVPILVVGLVSVACGVAYTGGPYPLGYHGLGDVFVFVFFGLVAVTGTYYVQAAAVLGEPLSTGLVNTPDLGLALVASLPMAAISTNILVVNNVRDREEDAETGKETLVVKFGYGFARAEFVAMVALAYLAPVALVVGYGVPATVLLSWLSLPLAWTVTRTLLNRTDGAALNPTLERVGQLLALYALLFAVGFVIPETTLGGVLAAASPAVPAPTEVP from the coding sequence ATGACCGAAACGGCGGACGTCTCGAAGACGCGGGCGTGGGTGATGGCGGCGCGGCCACAGACGCTGCCGGCGGCGGCGTCGCCGGTCCTGGTGGGGACGGCGGTGGCGTACTACGGCGGGGTGTTCGAGCCGGTGGCGGCGCTCTTTGCGTTCATCGGCGCGGCGCTCATCCAGGTCGGGACGAACTTCGCGAACGACTACTACGACGCGGTGCAGGGCGCGGACACCGAGAATCGCGAGGGGTTCACCCGGGTGACTGCGGGCGGGCTCATCGAGCCGGCGGCGGTCAAGCGCGCGATGGTGCTGACGTTCGCGCTGGCCATCGTCTCCGGGGCCTATCTGGTCTACGTCGCCGGCGTGCCCATCCTCGTCGTCGGGCTCGTGAGCGTCGCCTGCGGCGTGGCGTACACCGGTGGGCCGTACCCCCTGGGCTACCACGGCCTTGGCGACGTGTTCGTCTTCGTCTTCTTCGGGCTGGTCGCGGTGACCGGCACCTACTACGTGCAGGCGGCGGCGGTGCTCGGCGAGCCGCTTTCGACGGGACTCGTGAACACACCCGACCTCGGGCTGGCGCTCGTCGCCAGCCTGCCGATGGCGGCCATCTCGACGAACATCCTCGTGGTGAACAACGTCCGCGACCGCGAGGAGGACGCCGAGACGGGCAAGGAGACGCTGGTCGTGAAGTTCGGCTACGGCTTCGCCCGGGCGGAGTTCGTCGCGATGGTGGCGCTGGCCTACCTCGCGCCCGTCGCGCTCGTCGTCGGCTACGGCGTCCCGGCGACGGTGCTCCTCTCCTGGCTCTCCCTGCCGCTCGCGTGGACCGTCACGAGGACGCTGCTGAACCGGACCGACGGCGCGGCGCTGAACCCCACGCTCGAACGGGTCGGCCAGCTGCTCGCGCTGTACGCGCTGCTGTTTGCGGTCGGTTTCGTGATTCCGGAGACGACGCTCGGGGGCGTGCTGGCGGCCGCGTCCCCAGCCGTGCCCGCGCCGACGGAGGTGCCCTGA
- a CDS encoding mandelate racemase/muconate lactonizing enzyme family protein has product MRVETREFAVSLARPLATARGEITDREGVLVRVEDGGEVGIGEATPLASWTESLGECRTALHAAAERLNAGEATPGEVLGDLVDTPAARHGLSLALAALRAGRRGEPLYRFLGRESEREAVPVNATVGDGTLDETAAAAEEAVDAGYGVVKLKAGTQPVADDAARVQAVRDAVGPDVELRVDANGAWDREQATEAFDAFADARVRYVEQPLPADDLAGHAQLRGGRVGVALDESLASHPVEAVLDADAADLLVLKPMAVGGLQRAKRAILQAREQRVASVVTTTVDAVVARTAAVHLAAAVPGISACGLATADWLSTDVGPDPCPVDDGVIEVPQVPGLGVEGVWE; this is encoded by the coding sequence ATGCGGGTCGAGACGCGCGAGTTCGCGGTCTCGCTCGCCCGGCCGCTGGCGACGGCGCGCGGCGAGATAACCGACCGCGAGGGCGTCCTCGTCAGGGTCGAGGACGGCGGCGAGGTCGGGATCGGCGAGGCCACTCCGCTCGCGTCGTGGACCGAGTCCCTGGGGGAGTGTCGGACCGCACTCCACGCCGCCGCAGAACGGCTGAACGCGGGCGAGGCGACGCCCGGCGAGGTGCTCGGCGACCTCGTCGACACGCCGGCAGCACGGCACGGGCTCTCGCTCGCGCTGGCCGCCCTCCGGGCGGGCCGCAGGGGCGAGCCGCTCTACCGATTCCTCGGCCGCGAGAGCGAGCGCGAGGCCGTCCCGGTCAACGCGACGGTCGGCGACGGAACCCTCGACGAGACAGCCGCCGCCGCGGAGGAGGCCGTCGACGCCGGCTACGGCGTAGTGAAGCTCAAGGCCGGCACACAGCCCGTCGCGGACGACGCGGCGCGCGTGCAGGCCGTCAGGGACGCGGTCGGCCCCGACGTGGAGCTGCGCGTCGATGCCAACGGCGCGTGGGACCGCGAGCAGGCGACCGAGGCGTTCGACGCTTTCGCCGACGCCCGTGTCCGCTACGTCGAGCAGCCGCTCCCGGCGGACGACCTCGCGGGCCACGCCCAGCTCCGCGGCGGTCGGGTCGGCGTCGCCCTGGACGAGTCGCTGGCGAGTCACCCCGTCGAGGCGGTGCTCGACGCCGATGCGGCCGACCTCCTCGTCCTGAAACCGATGGCGGTCGGCGGCCTCCAGCGCGCGAAGCGGGCCATCCTGCAGGCCCGCGAGCAGCGCGTCGCCTCGGTCGTCACGACGACGGTCGACGCCGTCGTCGCCCGCACGGCCGCGGTCCACCTCGCCGCCGCCGTCCCTGGAATCTCGGCCTGCGGGCTCGCGACGGCGGACTGGCTCTCGACCGACGTGGGGCCGGACCCCTGTCCGGTCGACGACGGCGTCATCGAGGTGCCACAGGTGCCGGGGCTCGGCGTCGAGGGGGTGTGGGAGTGA
- a CDS encoding class I adenylate-forming enzyme family protein, whose product MGVRPPAGWPSADLLAERANRTPEREALAAAQTGASWTYRELNAAVDDLAGRLAPTLDDGRLGVLSPTRPAVAQLLFAAFRLGVTLVPLNVRNATGDLAGQADRAGLDVLVCTAGTREVAGAVAPDDCTIASVDDVESPAWVDESGGSGETDALMSPPEPGDCPDLDAEALLVFTSGTTGRPKGVRLTVGNLVASATASAFRLGVDRDDRWLVPLPTYHMGGLAPLVRSTLYGTTAVLGPGGGFDAKTTATSLREQRCTCVSLVPTMLDRLLDFGWTPADRLRVVLLGGAPASRDLLDRCAERDVPAWPTYGMSEAASQVTTAPPEMAREHTGTVGQPLVNVTLRVLDADGEPCQPGERGELVVDGPQVTRGYLDDEHTDAAFSELGLHTGDVGYRDADGRLWVTGRLDDLLVSGGENVDPNRVAAVLLEHPAVADVAVVGLDDPEWGDRVAALVVGDCSHETLDDYARDHLADHERPRTLAFVDELPRTASGTVDRDAVRDRLRAGSE is encoded by the coding sequence GTGGGAGTGAGGCCACCGGCGGGCTGGCCCTCGGCCGACCTGCTCGCCGAGCGCGCGAACCGGACCCCGGAGCGCGAGGCGCTCGCCGCGGCCCAAACAGGGGCCTCGTGGACGTACCGCGAACTCAACGCCGCCGTCGACGACCTCGCGGGCCGCCTCGCACCCACCCTCGACGACGGTCGACTCGGCGTGCTCTCGCCGACCCGGCCCGCCGTCGCCCAGTTGCTGTTCGCCGCGTTCCGCCTCGGTGTCACGCTCGTCCCGCTGAACGTCCGGAACGCGACCGGGGACCTCGCTGGCCAGGCCGACCGCGCCGGCCTCGACGTGCTGGTCTGCACGGCGGGGACGCGGGAGGTTGCCGGAGCAGTCGCGCCCGACGACTGCACGATCGCGAGCGTCGACGACGTGGAGAGCCCGGCGTGGGTCGACGAGTCCGGCGGGAGCGGCGAAACGGACGCCCTGATGAGTCCACCGGAACCCGGTGACTGCCCCGACCTCGACGCCGAGGCGCTGCTCGTCTTCACGTCAGGAACGACGGGTCGGCCGAAGGGTGTGCGCCTGACCGTCGGGAACCTCGTCGCCAGCGCGACGGCCTCCGCATTCCGGCTCGGCGTCGACCGCGACGACCGCTGGCTCGTCCCGCTCCCGACCTACCACATGGGCGGCCTCGCGCCGCTGGTCCGGTCGACGCTGTACGGAACGACGGCCGTCCTCGGCCCTGGCGGTGGCTTCGACGCCAAGACGACGGCGACGAGCCTGCGCGAGCAGCGCTGCACCTGCGTCTCGCTCGTCCCGACGATGCTCGACAGACTGCTCGACTTCGGGTGGACGCCGGCGGACCGGCTCCGGGTCGTGCTGCTGGGTGGCGCGCCCGCGAGCCGGGACCTGCTGGACCGCTGTGCCGAGCGGGACGTACCCGCGTGGCCCACCTACGGCATGAGCGAGGCGGCCTCGCAGGTGACGACGGCACCGCCCGAGATGGCGCGCGAGCACACCGGCACCGTCGGTCAGCCGCTCGTGAACGTCACCCTCCGGGTACTCGATGCGGACGGCGAACCCTGCCAGCCGGGCGAGCGCGGCGAACTCGTCGTCGACGGCCCGCAGGTGACGCGGGGCTACCTCGACGACGAGCACACCGACGCCGCCTTCTCCGAGCTGGGCCTGCACACCGGCGACGTGGGCTACCGCGACGCCGACGGCCGGCTCTGGGTGACCGGCCGGCTGGACGACCTGCTCGTCTCCGGCGGCGAGAACGTCGACCCGAACCGGGTCGCGGCGGTGCTCCTGGAGCATCCCGCGGTCGCCGACGTCGCCGTCGTCGGGCTCGACGACCCCGAGTGGGGCGACCGGGTCGCCGCGCTCGTCGTCGGTGATTGCTCCCACGAGACGCTCGACGACTACGCTCGGGACCACCTCGCCGACCACGAGCGCCCCCGGACGCTCGCCTTCGTCGATGAACTTCCGCGGACCGCCTCGGGGACCGTCGACCGCGACGCCGTCAGGGACCGACTCCGGGCCGGCAGCGAGTGA